The Setaria viridis chromosome 2, Setaria_viridis_v4.0, whole genome shotgun sequence DNA window GTTTTATTAAGGAACCACAACAATTCACtagtttccttctttttttaggCTGCAGGCCTTTATTTCCGAGGTCAGCGCATTTGGCAGGCTGCTATGGATGACCTGATGGCACAAGGAATGCGTTATGCTAATCAGGTATTTATCCTTCATTCCTTCCACTTTTGACTCATTCTGCTTTAGATTTTGCGGATTCAATTTCATCTCCTGATGCAATTTATCGATCCAGGCCCTTCTTGCTGGATGCTCTGCTGGTGGTGTTTCTACCATACTTCACTGCGATGAATTCCGTGGATTGTTTCCATCAAACACCAGAGTTAAATGCCTGGCTGATGCTGGAATGTTTCTTGACACGTATGTTCACGCAAATAGACGAAACTCGCTTTCCTATAATCTTTGTTACTCATGTAATTATTTATTTCCTATCAATAAAGTGTATTCGCTCAATTGTATATTAATGCAAATAGATCATCCAACCATTTGCAGCATTGATGTTTCTGGTCATCGGGAAATGAGATCCTTCTTCAATGGCATTGTGAGATTGCAGgtatgttttgtttttgttgctCATGTATTTTTGTGCCAATAGCAGTAATTTCATTTTGCCTACATAGCTCTAATAAAAATTCACCTAAAATTCAGGGTTCTGGAAGAAGCTTGCCTAGGTCTTGCACCTCTCGCATGGACAAAACCTCGGTAATGCAAACATCAATGAATATCCATCAAAGATTAAAACATGTGAAAATTTACCTTTTCCTAACTAGTGGTTCCTACAGTGCTTTTTCCCGCAGAACGTGGTGCCAAACATTCagactccaacttttattttgaacACCGCCTATGATGTGTGGCAGGTACTTGTTATGCATATAATGCTATGCTGTAACTTATCTGGAATTTAAACTGAACGGGTTATTAGCTAAACTTTTCAGTGAAGTAATTCAGTGTCCTATGTTTTCCAGCTTCAACAAAGTGTGGCCCCCAAAGCTGCTGACCCCCAAGGTCTATGGTCAAAATGTAGAACGAACCACGCTTTTTGTAATAGCAACCAACTTCAGTTTTTACAAGGTATTTCATTGTTTCACCAGACCTTTTGATTGTAATAATTTATTAACTAAAGGAAAATAGGCTGACCTACTATTTGCGATGCAGGTTTCAGGAATGAAATGCTCGACTCTGTAAGGGGTTTCTCTGCGTCAAGGCAAAATGGCGTGTTCATCAACTCATGTTTTGCTCATTGTCAGAGTGAGAGGCAGGATACATGGTACGCAAGCAACTCGCCACGTCTTGGTAACAAGGTACGCTTGCAGCAACGCAAACAACAAACCATCTTTATCTCAGTTTCATGGTAAATTTCCTTCACGAACCGAGTGTTCTTCCTATTCTGATGATATTTCCATTGCTTACTACGAGCAGAGAATTGCTGAAGCTGTCGGGGACTGGTACTTCCAGAGGGGAGACGCGAAGTACACAGACTGCGCATACCCTTGCGATAACACTTGCCATCATCTCGTGTTCAGGGGAGACCATTAATATTAGTTATTCTTTGCCACCCATGATTCAGATGGTGAAAGGAACATACCCCAACGGGTACAGAATCAAAAGTTCAGAAACAAGGTATAGATATAGAGAGGGTGCAAGCGTCATGGCTTGCCCTTGTTCATCACGATGATATGATTGATAGGGCAGGGGCCTCGCCCGCAAATGCGAGGAGGCCTCTGCGTTAGCTCCACATACCATGATATCGATTCTTTTCGTTGCACACATCATTCATCATGTGCCTGAACATTTGGCCCTATTGGTGTACTGTATAATGTTATACATTCATGTATGAAACGTGATAATAGTGCGAAGAGAATTTGTGCGGTGAAGTACCTTAATTTGTGGTGCCAATTGTACTTGGTATCCTTGTGAAATGTGTCATGGTGGTTGTTCCGGCAATGATTCTGGTTTATGACATGCGGGGTATCTGAGTGTCTGCAGTCTGCGAAAGTACGATGAGAGATTCCAGAGCAGAACTAGCACCGACGGCCAACAACTCACGCGATCACCAACCAAGGAGAAGCGAAACTGGACGCGCATGGGGCTCGTGGATTGATAGtgcctccgccggcggccggttGGCCGCATGGTGGTGGCACTGTGGCAGGCGGCGGTCGACGTCTACACCGCGGGCGCatcgacgacggcgagcgcaAGGGTCACGCGGACCAAATTCCCCAACGAGGCTTACGAGGGGCCTCAAGGCCCTCAACAAAAGAGGGATGGGCTCAATAAACTGGGCCTCCCCGTTGGCCCAGTAGCGATGCCGCGTCCCCTTCAGTCTTCAGCAGATCGAATCGTGACCGCAACCTCCCGATCCAACGGCTAGAAATATTCCAAGGGTCCTCCTGGCCTGGCGCGCTCTGGTGCTCGCCGAGCCGTCGCGCTTggcatcgccggcgccggcgaggcggcgacgtCACACCACGATACCCCAGTGTAATATACGCGGCATGCGTCATTTCCCGCGCGCCTTCACTCGCCGCATTGCGCTCCGCCGCGGTCGCGTCCGACATCTTCCCGCGCCGTCGTGCTCGCGGTCAGCGCCGCCCGGGACGAGACCGCCCAGCCCCGTCGCGCGCATTTCCTCCGCCCGTGGCCCTGGCGCGTCGAGATTttccagcgccgccgcttggacttggagttggagttggaTCGAGGGCCTCAACGATGTATGCTGACGACCGCGTCCATGGCCTGCTTCGAAAGTCGATTGCACCTTCAGGCCGATGACTGATCCGCTTGAGGTGAGGAAGGGTTACGAGTTCTCGATGCATGAAAACatcagcagcaggagcagcaacGTGCCTGTCACAGTTTAGTAGTACTGTCAGACATTCTGTCAGAAATGGAGGGGAATTGGGGAACGAAAGACGCTGCATCTAAATGTTCAAACTCGTTGCCTTCAATGCTTAATTTGGTGTATCTCAATGTATGAGCCTGTGGAAAATGATAGCTCTGGGGATGTTTTCTGATGCTGAGACACGCCGGTTTGCTACATGCACAGCCTACTGGCATTTACAGCTCAGTAGTTCATCGGTTGATTGCACTCTGAAATGCAGGACTGACTGTCATTTTACAGTGAACAGAAATACAAGTCATCAAAGCACTGGAGGATCATATCACCGGTGATTGGCATTACTCCAGATCATGGGGATTGATTATATACATGCATACACTTGCAAGCATGCCATCGTTGTTGCAAGTCATCCGAGAAGTGCTAATAAGGCGAGTAGGCGATAGGCGTGCCATTTCTTTTTCGTGTGAGCACATTGTCTTATCAAACTGCAGCAGAGATCGCAGTTCAGCTCACGATTTGATGATGTTCTGAAAATCTGGACTTATAGAAGTTGTGTCCTGAATCTCCAGTGCTAAGCAGAGACTGCAGCAGGGATGGCAGTGCAGGTCACGAGCTGAGCGTTGGAGGCAACAAGTTCTGAACATTCAGATGGATACATTTCTGATTGGATCTTTGACAGCAGCGGATTGTTACTGCCACATTGCTGCCGATGTCGTCATGGATCGGGAACctgaaaattggaaaaaaatttaGCGTTCCTCACCTCAAGGTCAAGGGTACAGCAACAGCCCGCAGGCATGATGACATCCACTTTGACAGACTGCATTGTGTCGGTGCAGCAGGCCATGGACGTGGTGGTCAGCATCGGCGCGGACCTCCATCGCCAAGAAGCGGAGCTGGACCACGTAGATTGATGCGGAAGGGCTGCAGGCGGCGGCACTGTCGGTGTCGTCCCCAGTGGCGCTGGCCGCGGGCACGGACTCGGCGGCGAgatgccggccgccgccgtgcagcGGAATGCGGCGAAGGGAGGCTCGCGGGAGAGTGTGGAAGCGGCGGCACTGAATTCATCGGAGATGACACTAGAGGAGGGAACGTGCTGtgacggcgcgggcgccggcgataCCAAGCGCGGCGAGCATGAGAGCGTTCGCCAGAAGGTCTGGCCGCCCGGAAGGTATTTCATTTCCCGTCCACccgacggtatttcatttaccgtcgcGGGTTCGGTAGGACCGTCAGGTTCGGAGGCGATTCGATCTGTTATATAAGCCGAAACGGCAGCGTTGCTGGGCCCGCCCAGTTTCCTGAGCCCATCCCATTTTTTCTTTGTTGAGGCCCGCGTCGGGGAATTTGGTCCACGTAGCCCTCGAGCCGTCGTCgactcccgccgccggcgtggtgaGCCCTGGAGCCTGGAGGCACCAGCACCATCATCCCTTATTATATCATCGCTTTCTTTCCCTAAAACGCACCACCGGCGACAAACAACACAAATACGataacaaaaaagaagaaaccaCCTCACCACGACCACACTAAACACGACCAAGATGACTGACTGAAGCCGGTAGGAGAAAGAGACGCCAAGAACGCACGCACATCACCGCATGCCTAATAACCCGAAGCCAGAGGAAGCCGAGCGAGGGATCATGCAAGATGATGCCTAGCGCAGCCAACGCCGCCATCGTCCGTCTTTCCACGAAGGGGCAAACCAAGTCTTCACACAGAAAACTGCCAATGCCTGGATGAGAGCCAAAGTGATGAGATGGCAGCGAGTAATccacgacgaggaggaggaggaacattCGCAGGCATAGCCAAAGACGACCAAGGAGCGACCATGAGAAAGCACCACTCACCCCACAACAACATCCCAAAATAAAAAGGATCGACCAAAATAGCTGAAAGCTATGACCCAAGCAACTGACAACCTGTAAGAACAAAGAGACAACGTAAAGATTGCCTACAGAACTGCCAAACAAACAGAACAACGCTAAGGTCACCTGAGCCAGAGCAGTAGAGCGGAGGGATATGCAAGACGGCACCTCCAGGGAGGGAACGGTGTCAAAAACATCGCCGTCATCCGTCTATTAAAGAAAGAGTGGGCAGGTTTTCATTTGGCGTGACCAAAATGTTTTCGATGACAACGACAGCGCCCCCAATGGCAGCGCCCCCTTATCATCACATGATACTCGGAGAACCAGgcactatatattttttttaacaaacgaCAAATAAGCTTTGTCAGATTATTGCTCCGCGTTTCAACAAATTCTAGTCTTGTTCAGACCTTGTCCAAACTGGCATCCTCTCTGACGGTAGATGGCTCGAGAAACTTTCCCAAATAAACTGATGACAGTCCCTGCCTAGAACAAAAATTCAATTTGACAGTCCggggaaaaaaataatacaTGACCATTAATCTCTGATTTCGACCGTACACCTTTCATTGACATTGAACTTGCATTGAGTTGAATGCACAAGTAACCGATTCAACTCAAAGAATTTGTTAATAGAGAAAGTTGTAAAATTGATGTGGCTCCCTCAAGCGTGAAAATAGGAGTCGGTTATTAATATTTAATCGTAACCGTCGATATTCGAATTCAGGACGTATGTTTCTGATACAGTATATCTGATAGGAAAAGGTAGATAATTTTTCACATGTACTTGATGATCAGAGCATGATGCATCCATCTGCATGCATATGAATCGCGCCAATAAAAGCGGCTTTTACCTGGCAGCGCTCCTCTGTGCGGCCTGTGCCCCCGCCCGGTCACCGGAAAGCGAGGAGAGCCCGTCCGGTGTATACCGTTCGTATACGACGGAGTGGCGGATCCCCGCCGTCGTGTTgttcactgttgagcatcgaaCGTCCGAAAGCACCCCTCCACGCGGACGTATCCCCGGCGCGCCGAGTCCGTGTCCCACACTCCCACTCCCACCGCCCCGGCCCGGACGGACGGACAACGCAcacgcgacggcgacgcgcgcgcgcgcgcgcacacacaggGTTGCATACAGCGACGTCCccgccagcgcgcgcgcccACGGCCAGCCAGACCCGCACCGGCTGGCCGGGCAGCTAGAGCCGCGCGCATCAAGAGGGATCGCTAGCGCGCGCCCACGGCtccacgagagagagagagagagagagtgggacGCGCCGTGCAGGCCCCCGTCCCGCTCTTTGCTGTGATCGGACGGGGCCGAGGGCGACGGGAGCGGGTGCGAGCCGTCGCGGGGCCGCCTGGGCAGGTGGGACGTGCGCGTCCGCCGtggggacgccgccgcggggggaTCGAGCCGGGCGTACGCGCGCGTGCGGTGCATGGCCCTGTAGCTCGACAGGACCGGCTGCTGCTCGGATGCTTTGACAAATCTCATCCATCACGGGTGGAGATGCATGACCTGCCATACATACATGCCTATCGGCGTGGATGACAAACTTGAGTGGCCTGGAATGTTGGTCCTGTGCGCACGCGTGTTCCTTGTATAGCAATAGTGTAGTTTTGTGTGTACCTAGCGCCTAGCTCTCGCGTCGTGCCAAGCGGGGCAGGTGTGCATGCCGGGCCGGGGCGGGTGTTGCGTTCGGCGTTCCGTCGTGTATGCTCGTGTGGTACGCGCCGTGATGTGTGCAGGACATAGCCGCCCGTGTTTGGTGGTCGGCCGGCTTTAACATTCTGTCCCGCCGCGGCTGTCGTACGTGCATGGAGATATCAGAGTATCGGAATACCACCGCGGCGGAACGGAAGATGATGCCTGGAGGTCAGGTCAATGGCTTGTTGGCAcctgccagccagccagcctgtCTACACACATCATCCAGGCGCCTGGGTACGGCGCCGCACGCCGTGCTGGCGGAGGGGCCTCTTCTGAGGTGCCTTCAGTTGTACACGAACGTCGGTTACCAGAGAATAATCGAgctgaatgcatgcatgcatacacgATCGATGGATGCAGGTCCGAATATGTGCTATTTTAGCAACCCAACTTTAGCAACCGATCGACGTTTTTGTCAGTGATAATTAACTGACTTTTACCAACTAATGTCTGACTAACGTAACACCGAAGTAATCTTTTTGTCCTCGTGTATTCTAGACCTTATATATTGTTACTAGCTACATATAACTATATAAGTTTCATGAAATGTAAGGATGCTCGTAAATTGAGTCAACAAGCCAAAGCTAGCAGGCCATAGCAAGACTATTTTCTGTGGCTGCAGTTCCCCCCCTCGCTTGTCCCTTTTACCTCTATCGCCACAATTTTGCTCCTATTAGTGGCGCCTTAATTGGGTATATGCTCCACAAGGGTCGTTGCGACGTTGCTTTCTCTAGTGACTATATACAGAATACAATATGCATGCCATATTTGGCAGCCTTTCaacatgtttttgagcttcACTTGGTTCTTAATTAGACCAGCTGGCTTATATGAACTACCGCCTTCAAGATGATATAAAGGCATATCTGTTTTTGAAAACTCAAAACTTTGTTCATATATTTGAACAAAAACCAATATTATTGCGGCAGCCGAAGTATAGTTCAGCTGGTAGGTTTCTTATGGTGAAACTTGCCCATCCGGGTTTGACTCCTCGACTCAGTACGGGTGCTCGTATTTTTGTGGATTTATTCTAGGAATTAATTGTCCCTATTTTTTAGTGATAGGCCACGTACCTGTCGACAATGAGGCACTTATGGTGATTTCATCAATCTTAAGATCTGCTGACTCAATCTCTCGGAGGTGCTCATTAGGTAGGGTTGCGTGTGTGCATTTATAGGGATAAGTTTACGTGCGTGTATATGAGTGTTTGCGACTgtgtttgacaaaaaaaatcaatgtcaTTATAAGTATCTTTAGTATATAAAAATTggataattagattatattcgTATTGGAAAAATACTTACACACTATATTGGGTTTAGCTATAAGCGCCACTAGATTAAAAATTTTCTGTGATTTTTGCAACGGCTAATTGTCATTGGTCTTCTTTAGGATCTTTTGTCAAACGCCCAAGGTTTTTTAGTTTAATTAATACATTTCCCCAGAGTAATTTGCCAAGTGACCGATGATCTTTGTTTTTTGTTGGGAAATGTTGGCTGGGGAACTAGGGATTGTCGTCCAAGTTAGTCTAAAAATACTCGACTTGAGAAAAAATAATAACCTTCGTCCATTTGAGAAAACACCCGACCAATGTTGACTATGTTGTAGTGAAGTGATATAGGTTTCGATTGAAAACAATGGTTAAAGTCTATGCCTGAAGACGGAGATAGAATTTGTCACATTCTTGAATGGAGGGAGCATTGTATTTGTGGACTGGTGGAAGGTGCATGGTATTGTATCAGATTAAATTTCAGAATTAGGAACTTGCTAGACAAGTATATGAAGTAGCACCAACTAACCGTTTCCGTGCCAGATTGCTGTATCCATCGGTCTCCTATACTGCTATACATATTCGTGCGGAATGTGTGGCTGCAGGGGGAAATAGGTAAGATCGCAGTATGCATCCACCCAGTTATTACTAGCAACATGGATTTCTCTTTCTCGTCGGAAACTTTATGCAGGTCTCCATTATTCGCAGTTACAGGTGCCCTCGTCTCTATCTC harbors:
- the LOC117845684 gene encoding pectin acetylesterase 12, which gives rise to MASRLVAVILAFLVGAGASAAHGSEPWLNETQVYGTTASSGGSNGVFVGLTLIQSAAAKGAVCLDGSLPGYHLHRGFGSGANSWLVNLEGGGWCNDVSSCVFRKGSRRGSSNHMERQLQFTGIMSNRPEENPDFYNWNRVKVRYCDGGSFTGDGSNAAAGLYFRGQRIWQAAMDDLMAQGMRYANQALLAGCSAGGVSTILHCDEFRGLFPSNTRVKCLADAGMFLDTIDVSGHREMRSFFNGIVRLQGSGRSLPRSCTSRMDKTSCFFPQNVVPNIQTPTFILNTAYDVWQLQQSVAPKAADPQGLWSKCRTNHAFCNSNQLQFLQGFRNEMLDSVRGFSASRQNGVFINSCFAHCQSERQDTWYASNSPRLGNKRIAEAVGDWYFQRGDAKYTDCAYPCDNTCHHLVFRGDH